AGATATTTGCTCGATTGCGTGATTATGTTCTAATTCCTTATAATAGGAAGGTTTATCCTTATCCGTTATCGACTGATTTGCTGTGAGTATTGGTTCGGCATTCCATAAGCGTAGTGTATTGACGACCTTATTTTCATAACCAACTATCGGTACATCATATGGAACAGCTAATACTTTATCGGTATTTTCATATTTAAATTCAAGTGTTCCGTCGCTTTGTTCCAACATATGAACGGTACCGCCAAACTGTATTTCAAACGCTTCTTCGGCTTTTCTCGTTTCCCATGGATACGGATCTTTTAGCCAATAGTCTGGAAGTTCTGTTTGGTAGCCGTTAATAAATCGTTGCTCAAACATCCCATAGCGATAGCGAATACCAAAGCCATGACCTGGATAGTGTAGGGTTGCCATCGAATCCAAAAAGCATGCAGCTAATCGTCCGAGTCCACCATTTCCTAAACCAGGATCTTGTTCTTCTTTGTAAATAGTTTCAGGAGAAAAATCAAGAGCGATTAAAGCATTGTCACATATAGTTAACATACCTGTATTTAATAAATTACTTTTAAGTAAGCGTCCAATTAAAAATTCCATTGATAAATAATAAACTTGTTTTGGTTTCCTATGCGAATAGACTGCTTCCGTATGATGCCAATCTTTTGTTATTTCGTCGTTAACAATTGCACATATTACTGCATATATCTCATCCGGTGATGCTTCTTTGACTTTTTTCTTGTAAAGCTTTTTCAACTTATTTTTGATTAGCACAATAAATTGATCGACGGTAGGTTTTGGCAATGGTTAAACGCCTCCTTTTTTAAAAACGAAATCGTTACGTATCCTCAACTAACGTTTGATATAGATCAGCATATGCATGACTGGAATCTGTCCAGCCAAATTGACTTTTGTTACTGTTTTTTAGTAAGGAAGCCCATTGATCTGGATCAAGATAGATATCTAAGGAATAGCGCAAGACGTCTAACAATTCGTGTGCATTATAATTGGAGAAACTAAATCCGTTTCCAGCTCTTGTTATTTCATTATAAGCCGTTACGGTATCTTTTAAGCCTCCCGTTTCTCTTACAATGGGAATAGATTTATATTGCAAGGCGATCAGTTGAGACAAGCCACATGGTTCGAACAAAGAAGGCATGACAAAAAAATCACTTGCAGCATAGAGTTGTCGTGCTAAGCCTTCATCAAAGCTTAAATAGGACACTAATTTATCTTTATTCCTTTCTGCAGCATGGTAGAAATAGTTTTCGAATGAATAATCTCCAGTGCCTAATAAGACAAATTGCACATTTTCTTGTAAAAATGTATCAATGATCGCCTCGACTAAATGAAGCCCCTTTTGTTCGACTAATCTGGTGACCATAATATATAATGGTATTTCCTCATCAATCGGGAGGCCTAATTTTTCCTGGATGTATTTTTTATTCTTTTTTTTCTTTAGTCGTGAATACGCATAATTGTAGGGAAGGTGCGGGTCGGTCATTGGATCATATTCATTTAAGTCAATGCCATTAATAATACCAACTAAATCGTTATGACGATCATTCAAAAGTGGATAGAGTCCTTCTCCGTAATATGGTGTTTTAATTTCGTCGGCATAGCTCGGGCTTACGGTCGTAATTTTATCAGCATGAAAAAGGCCAGCTTTCATGCAATTTATTAGACCATTCCATTCCAATCCACTAATATGATCAGCTGGTAAATTGAATAGATCGTTGTAGGCATCGATTTGCATGATACCTTGATACTTAATATTGTGGATCGTGAAGACAGTCTTTATGTCCTTAATGGGTTGCTGGATTTTTGCGAATGCTAGTGCTAAACCTGCTTGCCAGTCATGGGCGTGAAGAATGGTGGGCTGGAATTCTAGTTTTGGAATCGCGTCGATTACAGCTTGACAGAAAAAAACAAAGCGTTCCCCATCGTCATAATATCCATAGACACCTTTACGGGTAAAGTAGTAGTCGTTTCCAATGAAATAATAGACGATATCTTGGTGGGTTAATTTATAGAGACTTGCCTCCTGATCACGCCAACCAACTGGTACAAAAACAGAGGCAACTTCTTCTAATTCATCCTGCCACTTATCGATAACTTCTTGATAAAGTGGCAGGATAACGCACACGTTTATGTTTTTATTTTGATTGAGCGCCTGTGGCAAGGAGCCAACCACATCTGCTAAACCGCCTGTTTTCACAAAAGGGGTACACTCAGAAGCAACAAATAAAATATCATGAACCATTCGTTCGTGCTCCTTTCCAAATTTTAAACTTTTCTTCTCTTTGCGATCACGAAAGGTTGTTCTTTGGCGCCGTGAAGTGCTTGATCATTTGTTATCGTTACATCTTTATCTAAAATCACATTTTCCAAGTGGGCACCATCTTCAATGATGCAACGTTGCATAATGATAGAATTCTTAATCACGGCTCGTGCGTTAACTTTGACACCGCGAAATAAAATACTGTTAGCTACTTCTCCATTAATCTCACAACCGGTTGCAATTAAAGAATTTGTGACGTCTGCTTGATCATGGTACGTTGTTGGTGCCTGATTCCCAACCTTAGTCAATACATGTTCCCCAGTAAAAAATAATTTTTTATAGGCTTTATCATCAAGTAAAGCCATATTATTTCGATAATAACTCGATACAGAGTTAACAATTGCACTGTAACCATCATATTGATAAGACTGTATGTGTAGTCGATCTAAATTTGCTTTTATCCCATCCAAAAAGAAATGACCTTTGTAATGGGCAATACATTCATCAACCAGTTGGAGTAAGAGATCCCTGTGTAGGACATAAACCCCAGTGAAAACACAAGGGTTCTTGCTATCATTTGAAAGACCTGTTACCCATGCATCCGCATCTTTGTCTACCTTCATGCAAGCTCCATGTTCTGGGAGCAAATTTTCGTAAGTTGTTGTTAAAAGTGTTACATCTGCTTTTCTTTCAAGGTGGAACTGGAAAAGATCATGATAAACTGTATTTGAAATGAATTGACTTCCACTTATTAAGACATAGTCTGATTTCCCACGTTTAAAATAATCGATGTTGTTGTGGAAATGTTTTAAATCTCCTTTAGAAATATCGGTCGGATCGTTCCAATCTGGTGGGAGTATAAATAGACCGCCATGTCGTCTATCTAAGTCCCAATCTGCTCCAGACCCAAGATGGTCCATAAGGGAGCGGTATTTACTTCTAGCAAAAACGGCAACTTCTTGAATGTTGGAGCGGACCATATTAGATAAAGTGAAATCAATTAAGCGGTAACGTCCAGCGAACGGTACAGAAGCCCCACTGCGAAAATAGGTTAATTCATCTAAGAAATCTTGTTCATGCTCTAAATTAATTAAACCCATCATTGTGTCCATTCTATGCACCTCCTCACATTGCTTTTATCTTTTCATTTGATAGCACAATTGGTTCTTCGTCTGGATTTGAAATGATTTTCGTTCCAGCAGGGATGGAGACATTTTCTTGAACTATCACACGTTCTAGTTGGACATTTTCCCCAATACGAACACCTGGAAGAATGATTGCTTGGCGAATAACCGCTCCCGCATCGATGACAACATTCTCAAACAAAACGGATTCTTCAACAGTTCCAGCCACTATGCAGCCATTATTTACGAGGGAGCGTCGAATAAGTGCATGCTCGTGAATAAGTTGTGGTGGAAATTGCGAATCATGGGAATAGATTGACCAGTCTTTATTACTTAATAACTGTGCTAAATCCTTATCAAACAAGTCCATATGTGCTTCCCAATAACTTTGAATGGTACCAACATCTTTCCAATAGCCTTCAAAACGGTAGGCACAAAGATAGCGATCATCGGCGAGCATTGTTGGTAAGATATTCTTGCCGAAGTCATGTTCAGAATCTTCTATTTTTGCATCTTGCAGAAGGTATTCTTTTAAGACTTTCCAATTAAAAATATAGATTCCCATTGATGCCAGATTACTAGTTGCATGGACTGGTTTTTCGTCAAACTGATAGATTCGTAAATCATCTGTTGTATTCAGTATGCCAAATCGATAGGTTTCTTTCCATGGGACTTCAAGAACGGAAATGGTCACATCTGCCTCGTTCTCTTTGTGGTGCTGTAATAATTTATCATAATCCATATGGTAAATGTGGTCACCAGAGATGACGAGTAGATACTCAGGATCATAGCCTTCAATATAATTAATATTCTTGGTAATTGCATCGGCAGTGCCAAGGTACCAGTTCCCACCATTGTTCTCGATAAAAGGGGAAAGGGTTGTTAATCCATCATGCATCCGGTCTAAATCCCACGGTTTTCCCACACCGATATGCTTATGAAGTTCAAGTGGAGAATACTGGGTAAGTACCCCAACTGTATGCATATGGGAGTTTAAGCAATTGCTTAAAGC
The nucleotide sequence above comes from Paraliobacillus zengyii. Encoded proteins:
- a CDS encoding glycogen synthase, with the protein product MVHDILFVASECTPFVKTGGLADVVGSLPQALNQNKNINVCVILPLYQEVIDKWQDELEEVASVFVPVGWRDQEASLYKLTHQDIVYYFIGNDYYFTRKGVYGYYDDGERFVFFCQAVIDAIPKLEFQPTILHAHDWQAGLALAFAKIQQPIKDIKTVFTIHNIKYQGIMQIDAYNDLFNLPADHISGLEWNGLINCMKAGLFHADKITTVSPSYADEIKTPYYGEGLYPLLNDRHNDLVGIINGIDLNEYDPMTDPHLPYNYAYSRLKKKKNKKYIQEKLGLPIDEEIPLYIMVTRLVEQKGLHLVEAIIDTFLQENVQFVLLGTGDYSFENYFYHAAERNKDKLVSYLSFDEGLARQLYAASDFFVMPSLFEPCGLSQLIALQYKSIPIVRETGGLKDTVTAYNEITRAGNGFSFSNYNAHELLDVLRYSLDIYLDPDQWASLLKNSNKSQFGWTDSSHAYADLYQTLVEDT
- the glgD gene encoding glucose-1-phosphate adenylyltransferase subunit GlgD; the protein is MDTMMGLINLEHEQDFLDELTYFRSGASVPFAGRYRLIDFTLSNMVRSNIQEVAVFARSKYRSLMDHLGSGADWDLDRRHGGLFILPPDWNDPTDISKGDLKHFHNNIDYFKRGKSDYVLISGSQFISNTVYHDLFQFHLERKADVTLLTTTYENLLPEHGACMKVDKDADAWVTGLSNDSKNPCVFTGVYVLHRDLLLQLVDECIAHYKGHFFLDGIKANLDRLHIQSYQYDGYSAIVNSVSSYYRNNMALLDDKAYKKLFFTGEHVLTKVGNQAPTTYHDQADVTNSLIATGCEINGEVANSILFRGVKVNARAVIKNSIIMQRCIIEDGAHLENVILDKDVTITNDQALHGAKEQPFVIAKRRKV
- a CDS encoding glucose-1-phosphate adenylyltransferase, coding for MKKECVTMLLAGGVGKRLGLLTKNLAKPAVPFGGRYRIIDFALSNCLNSHMHTVGVLTQYSPLELHKHIGVGKPWDLDRMHDGLTTLSPFIENNGGNWYLGTADAITKNINYIEGYDPEYLLVISGDHIYHMDYDKLLQHHKENEADVTISVLEVPWKETYRFGILNTTDDLRIYQFDEKPVHATSNLASMGIYIFNWKVLKEYLLQDAKIEDSEHDFGKNILPTMLADDRYLCAYRFEGYWKDVGTIQSYWEAHMDLFDKDLAQLLSNKDWSIYSHDSQFPPQLIHEHALIRRSLVNNGCIVAGTVEESVLFENVVIDAGAVIRQAIILPGVRIGENVQLERVIVQENVSIPAGTKIISNPDEEPIVLSNEKIKAM